A window of Rhodothermus sp. contains these coding sequences:
- a CDS encoding PAS domain-containing sensor histidine kinase: protein MKEDVSMEVARRAQVEHAIVEAARLLVAPDPLDMQVLLRLLGETTGAEAVYFVGAPQAGEHEAYTYTVWHRQNRKSHHWWQELEARIRQYFSTSAVRDEVQYLGEKLLVVPVLSTEDRFYGYLGLEFSDGSSAARRAEARLLEVLGGLLAAYFDRQATEAARRESEKRWRLLMEQLPEPILLIAQDRVVYLNPAGRKLLGVGEAEDLTGRSLLDFFSADQYEVVARQIRRVEAGESAPPFECSVVRLDGEERIVEMTAARVVFEGQPVVQIMLRDLTERRRAEERYRSFVNTITEGIWRIELRQPVAITTLPELQVAHLYRHGVLAECNAVMARWLGASDPSEVAGRPLDSLRHYFPPRYLWEFVRRGYRLHGEEYALPGKQGTRYFMVNAVGTVERDRLVRIWGSAIEVTERVELERRMVQTLEQQQQAIGRDLHDGVGQLLTSIRMLSENLARRLQTEQHPLSELAQKVVRFAREAAEGVRAIYRGLTPAQLYTEDLTLALEELAYNTNALPDIRCRFETDGQVSIADPEAKLHLYRIAQEAINNALKHARASEILLTLRYREGAIELCVADNGRGMDPAQARPDSLGLKTMYYRARTIGGTLHIQSRPGQGTTICCRLPAGACAEKV from the coding sequence ATGAAAGAGGACGTATCCATGGAAGTGGCGCGGCGTGCTCAGGTAGAGCATGCCATTGTAGAAGCTGCTCGTTTGCTGGTTGCGCCAGATCCCCTTGATATGCAGGTATTGCTGCGTCTGCTGGGCGAGACTACCGGTGCTGAAGCTGTATACTTTGTGGGGGCACCTCAGGCCGGTGAGCACGAAGCGTATACCTATACGGTCTGGCATCGACAGAACCGGAAATCCCACCACTGGTGGCAGGAGCTGGAAGCGCGCATCCGGCAGTACTTTTCAACCTCAGCGGTCCGGGACGAGGTGCAGTATTTGGGCGAAAAGCTGCTGGTAGTCCCCGTGTTGTCCACAGAGGATCGGTTCTACGGATACCTGGGGCTGGAGTTTTCAGATGGATCGTCGGCGGCGCGTCGAGCAGAAGCCCGGCTTCTGGAAGTACTGGGCGGGCTATTGGCAGCATACTTTGATCGCCAGGCAACTGAAGCCGCTCGTCGGGAGAGTGAAAAGCGCTGGCGGTTGCTCATGGAGCAGTTGCCGGAGCCCATCCTGCTGATCGCGCAGGACCGGGTGGTCTACTTGAATCCAGCGGGACGGAAGCTGCTGGGCGTTGGTGAGGCAGAAGACCTGACGGGACGTTCGCTGCTGGACTTTTTCTCGGCCGACCAGTATGAGGTGGTGGCCCGGCAGATTCGGCGCGTAGAAGCCGGAGAGTCGGCGCCACCTTTTGAATGCTCGGTGGTTCGTCTGGATGGAGAGGAGCGCATTGTCGAGATGACGGCGGCGCGGGTGGTTTTTGAAGGGCAGCCCGTTGTACAGATCATGCTGCGTGATCTGACGGAGCGACGGCGGGCCGAGGAGCGGTATCGTTCATTCGTCAACACCATTACCGAAGGGATCTGGCGGATTGAGCTGCGCCAACCGGTGGCCATTACCACGCTGCCCGAACTGCAGGTAGCACATCTCTATCGTCATGGCGTGCTGGCCGAGTGTAACGCAGTGATGGCTCGCTGGCTGGGGGCCTCCGATCCATCGGAAGTGGCTGGACGCCCGCTGGATTCGCTGCGGCACTATTTTCCACCACGCTATCTATGGGAGTTTGTGCGGCGGGGCTATCGGCTGCATGGCGAGGAGTATGCATTGCCAGGCAAGCAAGGCACACGTTATTTCATGGTCAATGCTGTGGGAACGGTGGAGCGTGATCGGCTGGTGCGTATCTGGGGCAGCGCGATTGAAGTGACCGAACGCGTAGAGCTGGAACGCCGCATGGTACAGACTCTTGAGCAACAACAACAGGCGATCGGTCGGGATCTGCACGACGGAGTCGGACAGCTCCTGACCAGCATCCGCATGCTCAGTGAAAATCTGGCACGTCGGTTACAGACCGAACAGCATCCGCTGAGCGAGCTGGCGCAGAAGGTGGTGCGTTTTGCTCGGGAGGCAGCTGAGGGGGTGCGGGCCATTTATCGGGGCCTGACGCCAGCGCAACTCTACACGGAAGACCTGACGCTGGCATTGGAAGAGCTGGCTTATAACACCAACGCTCTACCCGATATCCGCTGTCGTTTTGAAACGGATGGGCAGGTATCGATTGCAGATCCGGAGGCCAAATTGCATCTGTATCGTATTGCCCAGGAGGCCATCAACAATGCGTTGAAGCATGCCCGGGCTTCAGAAATATTGCTGACGTTACGCTATCGGGAGGGTGCGATCGAACTCTGTGTAGCCGATAACGGCCGCGGGATGGATCCCGCGCAGGCCCGCCCGGACTCGCTGGGTCTGAAAACCATGTACTACCGGGCGCGCACCATCGGGGGCACGCTCCATATACAGTCCCGGCCCGGTCAGGGTACCACGATCTGCTGTCGTCTGCCTGCAGGTGCATGTGCTGAAAAAGTATAA
- a CDS encoding response regulator transcription factor codes for MMHSETLLREGSGSSGSSDRIRVVVVDDHPAIREALTDTINSAMGMEVVGQASTAAEAFRLIEKERPTVAVVDISLEDAHGLDLVQNIRAQFPEVQVVIFSMYDESVYAERAIRAGASGYLMKSEPTQSVVEAIRAVVRGEVYLSRRMASRILSKVAMGRAPGPGFAIDELTDREMAVFQMLGQGYTIDEITERLNLSRKTVETYRRRAKEKLGFDSVAELLQFAVQWTHAQGRGSKL; via the coding sequence ATGATGCATAGCGAGACCCTTTTGCGGGAAGGCTCGGGCTCATCAGGCAGCAGTGACCGGATTCGCGTAGTTGTTGTGGACGACCATCCGGCCATTCGCGAGGCGCTCACCGATACGATCAACAGCGCCATGGGGATGGAAGTGGTAGGACAGGCCAGCACGGCCGCGGAAGCCTTTCGGTTGATCGAAAAAGAGCGCCCCACGGTGGCGGTGGTCGATATTTCGCTGGAGGATGCCCATGGCCTGGATCTCGTTCAGAACATCCGGGCCCAGTTTCCTGAGGTGCAGGTCGTGATCTTTTCCATGTATGACGAGAGCGTCTATGCCGAGCGAGCCATTCGCGCCGGTGCTTCTGGCTACCTGATGAAGAGCGAGCCAACGCAGAGCGTCGTGGAGGCCATCCGGGCAGTCGTGCGGGGGGAAGTGTATCTAAGTCGCCGGATGGCGTCCCGCATTCTGAGTAAGGTAGCCATGGGACGCGCTCCAGGACCGGGCTTTGCCATTGATGAGCTGACTGATCGGGAAATGGCCGTCTTCCAGATGCTGGGACAGGGCTATACGATCGATGAGATTACCGAACGACTCAACCTGAGCCGGAAGACGGTTGAGACCTATCGGCGTCGGGCCAAAGAAAAGCTCGGATTCGATTCGGTGGCCGAGTTGCTCCAGTTTGCTGTGCAATGGACACATGCCCAGGGGCGTGGTAGTAAATTGTGA
- a CDS encoding response regulator transcription factor, translating into MMTLEALFQRSDPELKDTPHVRQDPIRIFVVDDHPAIQEALAATVESESDLELVGSARTAAKGMQQIRELRPDVVVVDISLEDAHGLDLVHQIRAELPETQVVVFSMYDEVAYAERAIRAGAMGYVMKSESTQSVVEAIRTVMQGEVYLSHRMASRILSKVVRGRSVQHHMVALDTLTDREMAVFQLLGQGYSIEEIMQRLNLSRKTVETYRRRAKEKLGFSSVGELLQFAVQWTYQHTRQE; encoded by the coding sequence ATGATGACATTAGAGGCCTTATTCCAACGTTCCGATCCCGAGCTGAAAGATACGCCCCACGTTCGGCAGGATCCGATTCGCATTTTCGTGGTGGATGATCATCCCGCTATTCAGGAGGCACTTGCGGCGACGGTTGAGAGTGAGTCGGATCTGGAGCTGGTAGGCAGTGCGCGTACGGCAGCGAAAGGCATGCAACAGATTCGCGAACTGCGGCCGGATGTGGTGGTGGTGGATATTTCGCTCGAAGATGCCCATGGACTGGATCTGGTACATCAGATCCGGGCCGAATTGCCGGAAACGCAGGTGGTGGTCTTCTCCATGTATGATGAGGTGGCCTATGCCGAGCGGGCTATTCGGGCCGGCGCCATGGGCTATGTGATGAAAAGCGAATCGACTCAGAGTGTGGTGGAGGCGATCCGTACGGTGATGCAGGGGGAGGTGTATCTGAGCCACCGTATGGCCTCGCGTATTCTGAGCAAAGTGGTACGGGGGCGAAGCGTGCAGCATCACATGGTAGCACTCGATACGCTGACCGACCGGGAGATGGCCGTTTTTCAACTGCTGGGCCAGGGCTACTCGATCGAAGAGATCATGCAGCGGCTGAATCTGAGTCGGAAGACAGTCGAGACCTACCGACGCCGCGCTAAAGAAAAGCTCGGATTCTCGTCGGTCGGTGAATTGCTGCAATTTGCCGTGCAGTGGACTTATCAGCACACGCGGCAGGAATAG
- a CDS encoding glycosyltransferase family 4 protein, protein MQRTGVRVNGADHVNENGKARVALVHDWLPVYAGAERVLEQMLHLFPEADLFTLIECLPPDQRAFLQGRSVQTSFIQQLPFARRAYRYYLPLAPLAIEQFDLRDYEVVISSSYVVAKGVLTTAEQLHISYVHSPIRYAWDLYFQYLEQGGLRRGVRSWLARLILHYLRLYDATTAGRPDILVANSRHVARRIWKTYRRRAHVIYPPVDTAAFVPETAKEDFYVTISRLVPYKRVDLIVQAFASMPRRQLVVIGDGPEMDRIARMAPPNVVLLGYQPFEVMHAYLQRARAFVFAAEEDFGIVPVEAMACGTPVIAYGRGGVRETVVEGETGLFFYEQTPGALKEAIERFEDLEASLSIERIRLQAEQFSIARFRKAFSRLVERAYQKFLKKKRGQQVDSKVTI, encoded by the coding sequence ATGCAGCGCACAGGCGTCCGGGTAAATGGCGCAGACCATGTCAACGAAAACGGAAAAGCACGGGTGGCCCTGGTGCACGACTGGCTCCCCGTCTATGCCGGCGCCGAGCGCGTGCTGGAGCAGATGCTCCACCTTTTCCCTGAGGCGGACCTGTTCACCCTGATTGAATGTCTGCCGCCCGATCAACGGGCATTTTTACAGGGACGGTCCGTGCAGACCTCGTTTATTCAGCAATTGCCGTTTGCCCGGAGGGCCTATCGATACTACCTGCCGCTGGCCCCGCTGGCCATCGAGCAGTTCGACCTGCGGGACTATGAGGTGGTGATCTCCTCCAGCTATGTGGTCGCCAAGGGCGTGCTGACCACGGCGGAACAGTTGCATATCAGCTATGTGCACAGTCCGATCCGTTATGCCTGGGATCTGTATTTCCAGTATCTGGAGCAGGGTGGATTAAGGCGTGGTGTGCGCAGCTGGCTGGCCCGGCTGATCCTGCACTACCTGCGGCTTTACGATGCCACAACGGCTGGCCGTCCGGACATCCTGGTGGCCAATTCGCGCCATGTAGCCCGGCGTATCTGGAAAACCTACCGACGCCGGGCGCATGTGATCTATCCACCGGTCGATACGGCGGCGTTTGTGCCGGAGACCGCAAAGGAAGATTTCTACGTGACCATTTCTCGGCTGGTCCCCTATAAACGAGTGGACCTGATCGTGCAGGCCTTTGCGTCTATGCCACGCCGTCAGCTGGTAGTGATCGGTGATGGACCGGAAATGGACCGGATTGCCCGCATGGCCCCCCCCAATGTGGTATTGCTGGGCTATCAACCTTTTGAAGTGATGCACGCGTACCTGCAGCGAGCGCGTGCTTTTGTGTTTGCCGCAGAAGAGGATTTTGGTATCGTGCCGGTCGAGGCTATGGCCTGTGGAACTCCCGTGATTGCCTATGGACGAGGGGGCGTGCGGGAGACCGTGGTCGAGGGCGAGACGGGACTCTTCTTTTACGAGCAGACGCCCGGGGCGCTCAAAGAGGCTATCGAACGCTTTGAGGACCTGGAGGCGTCGCTGAGCATCGAACGCATTCGCCTGCAGGCAGAGCAGTTTTCGATTGCGCGATTTCGGAAGGCATTTAGCCGTCTGGTAGAGCGCGCCTATCAGAAGTTTCTGAAGAAAAAACGCGGACAGCAAGTTGATTCAAAGGTAACGATATGA